GCAGGTCTCCGCTATGGACGAGTACCAGGAGGGCGTGCTCAATTCCACCGCCGCCACGACTGCCTACGAGTTCCACAACTACAACTCGACTACGGTTGGCGATTTTACGGCGCTCAATACTCACGGCTACTCATCAACTCTGGGCAGCGTGGCGGTGGCGACATCGGCTCAACACGCGGGCAAGCGCGTGACGGTGTCGGAGTGGGGAAGCAACGACAGCACCGGACAAGACCTGTCCAATCAAATTCTCGCGGACATCTATTTGACACGTCCTGTGGCATGGTCGATTTGGCAGCCGGATTGGCCGGAACTGATGTCGATCAACTATACCGGCCAATCCTACACATTGAACGAAGGGTATTACGTCTACGAAAATTACACCAAGTTCATCCGGCCGGGATTCCAATTCATCGCCATCTCCGATCCGCAGTCGCTGGCCGCATACAACGCGCGCACTCAGACGCTGGTAATAGTCACGCAGAACTGGACGTCGAGCAGCCGCAGCGTTACCTATCAGCTCAACAACTTCACTTCATTGGGCTCGGCGGCCGCAGTCTATCAAACTTCATCAAGCGAGCAATTCGCCTCGCTCGGAAACGTCAGTGTGGTAAGCGGCACCTTCAGCGACTCGGTGCCTTCCCAATCCGTGACGACTTTCATTATCTCGAACGCGGTATATCAGCCTGCGGCGACGACGGTGAACGACAACACCACGGGGACCGGATTGAACCAGTTCAACTACGTTGGCAGCTGGAGTTACTATGCCGGCCAAACTGGCGCCTACGATAACGACAATCACTGGAGCAGCACCACAAACAATTACTACACGTTCGAGTTCAGCGGCCAGCAGGCGCGTGTGTATGCGTCTCTGGCGCCGAACAGCGGCATCGCGGCAATCTCGGTGGATAACGGCGCGGAGACCTACTTCGATACCTACGCTGCGACTCGCGTGGACAACGTGTTTCTGTTTGCTACACCGACGCTCGGCAATGGCACACACACTTTGAAAGTTCGCGTGAGCGGCCTTAAGAACTCCGCTTCCGGCGGGTACAACGTGTCCGCAGATCGCATAGACGTGGTCGGCTCCGGTTCCGAAGTCGGCCAGGACATCTACAAAATCGTCAACGTCAAGAGCGGGCTCGATCTGGAAGTAAACTCGGCCAGCTTGGCGGACGGCGGCACAGTTGACACTTACAAGGATGTTTCCGGCGCCAACAACGAGCACTGGAACCTGATGGCGGTTGGAGATGGATCCTACCGAATCGTAAACGTAAACAGCGGGCTCGACCTCGAAGTGCATGGCGCCAGCAAATCAAATGGTGGGACAGTTGATCAGTGGCAGGACAGCGGTTCCAGCGTGACCAATGAGCATTGGACGCTGGTTCCGGTTTCCGGAGGATACCGGATCGTCAATCTCAACAGCGGGCTCGACCTGGAAGTGAATGGAACGTCAGGGGTAGTTGACCAATGGCAGGACATCGCGGGCGCGTCGAATGAGCACTGGACACTGACCCTTACAAATTAAAGCAGCAAGCAAAAGCCCCAGCTCACCGGATCTTGGTGGGAGGGCCCAATCAAAAAAACGTGTACGTTACCTACACTGCATTACTGAAAAGGAGTTTGAAAATGAGGCCACACGCAAATTCGATCGCCGCAAGTTGGTTGTTCTTTCTTGCGCTCGCGCTGCTCTGCATCGGCTTGCCCACGGCTGCGCGTGCCCAGGTTGACGCCGGCGCGGTGCGCGGCACCGTTAGCGACGCTAGCAAAGCTGTCATTCCCGGAGCGAAAGTTACTCTCGTCAATGTTGGCACCGGTCTGACGACCTCAGTGGTCACCGCTAAGGACGGTGCCTACACCTTCAGCCCCGTAAAAGTCGGGTCATATAAGGTCACAGCGGAGTTTTCCGGCTTTCGCACTGACGTCCTGCACGTTACTGTCAACGTCCAGGACCAGGTTCGCGCTGATTTCACTCTCGTTCCCGGAGAGGTGACGCAGCAGGTGCAAGTGACATCAGTAGCGCCTCAACTGCAAACACAGGATGCGTCGGTGGGCGCAACAGCCACGCACGAGCAGATCGAAAATCTCCCCCTCAACGGGCGCAACTACACCTTCCTTGCCCAGTTGAACGCGGGAGTCACCAGCCTCAACCCGACCCGCGGTCTTGATCAGACCGGAAGCTTTGTGGCCAACGGCCTTACGTCGGTTCACAACAACTACATCCTTGACGGTATCGACAACAATAACGACACAGTCGACTTCCTTAACGGGGCAGCGTACGTGAATTTGCCGCCTCCTGATGCAATTCAGGAGTTCAAGCTGCAGACCAGCAACTTCAGTGCAGAGTTCGGCAGGGCCGGCGGCGCTGTCGTCAACGCCTCCGTCAAGTCCGGTACGAACCAGTTCCACGGCTCGCTTTGGGAGTTCTTGCGCAACAACGACTTGGACGCGCATCCGTTGAGCGAATACTTCAACTCCGCCAGCAATCGGCCCGTGGTCCCTTACAAATGGAACCAGTTTGGCGGGTCGGCCGGCCTCCCCATTCTGAAGAACAAACTCTTTATCTTTGGCGACTATGAAGGCATGAGGATCCGCCAGGGAGACCAGACCTCAGCGACTGTGCCGACCCCAGCTGAAGTAACGAGCAAATACACCAACTTCAGCGACCTCTTTCAGTCGACTTCGGCAACCGCGACCGATGCTCTGGGCCGCATCATGAACGTTGAAACTATTCTTGATCCGGCAACGACGCGCCAGGTTACGCAGGGGCAGGTGGATCCGGTTTCGGGGCTGGTTGCCGCGCAAACCGGCTACGTGCGTGACCCTTTTTATACCGGGGGTAGCATCGCGGGAATTACGAACTTTACAACGTTGAGTTCTCAGTTGAACCAAATGCCCGCGAACCGTCTCGACCCGAACGCTATTAAGCTGCTGCAGCTTTATCCGGCGGCCAATCAAACCACCGGCGCCAATGAATTCACCAGCAACTACGCGGTTAACCAGCCCGAGCCCGATAACCGCCAGCACTTCGACGTGCGCGTGGATTACAACCTCGGCAGCAGAGACCAGATGTTCGTGCGCGAGAGCTACGGCCGCAGAATCGCGAACATTCCATCTTCGATCAATGGTCTCGGAGCCAACCCAGGCTTCGGTTCAGGTGTCTTTCAGGATTTGTCGAACAACCTTGCAGCGAGTGAGACGCACGAATTTTCAGCAACGCTGATAAATGAGGCCCGCTTCGGCTACAGCCATCTGTATACCTCGGCGGAGCCTCCAGTTGCGAGTCAAAGCGGAATTCCGACGCAGTTCGGCATTCAGGGAATTCCTCAAGGTCCTGGAAATGGCGGTCTCCCGAACATCAACGTCGGCGGTTTGACCTCTTTGGGCCCAGGCGGCTACGCGAGCCCGAACGACCGAACCAGCAATACCATTCAGTTCACAGAAAACCTGACGAAAATATGGAGCGGGCACAGTCTGAAAGTGGGCATGGAATACCAGCGACTGAGCTTCCCCTGGGTATGCCCACCGTATTCGCGCGGTTACTTCGCGTTTTCCGGTTATTCCGGCATCCCTAATGTGACCAACGGCGTCGGGGCGGCGGACTTGATGCTGACACCTATCCCATCAACCGTCACGAATAGCTCCACGGGCGTTAAGGGCGTGGACTATGTTGGGGGACCAAACAATACTCAGGTCTCTACGATCGATGCACCGAATGATCTTCGCAGCTATTACGGAGCGTATGTTCAGGATGATTGGAAAGCTACGCGGAAACTCACCGTCAATCTCGGCCTTCGTTGGGAGGCGTTTTTGGCCATTTCAGAAGCGAGCGGTTCGCAGGCCGGCCTGATTCCGTCGGCGGATCAGACGACCGCCACGTACAACATCCTCTCGCAACAGAAGAGCGTTCAGCTGTCCAACTCCTTCCTCTCGCTGCTGGCCAAAGACAATATCCCCCTGAAATATGTTGGAGGATCGAGCATCCTGGCAGGCCAAAAGGCAAACTTTGCGCCGCGAATCGGTATGGCTTATCAGTTCACGCCGAAGCTCGTCGCCCGGGCAAGTTACGGCGTGTTTTACGGAGGATTTGAAAACATCGGCGGCTCCCCTGACCCGGCCGAGAACTACCCCTTCTACGTTTATCTCAGCATATCGAGGCCAGACGCCTCACACCCCATGATCTATGGAGACGGAAACAGGGCAACGCTCGAAGACGGTCTGAACGATGCTGAACCCGATCCCAACAATCCAGCTTTCAATGCCGAATACCTCGGCCCGATTGCATATCAGCAGAATCCGAAGACTCCTTATACCCAGGAATGGAATGCGTCGGTGCAGTATCAACTCAGAGCCAACGAGGCGGTGACTGTTGCCTACGTCGGCAATAACAGCCAGCACATGCTCAATGGCGCGTATACCAACCAGCCAACAGAGATCCTGCCGCCGGGAACCAATCCACAGAATTACATTCAGTTCCCGGATCTTTCGCGCAGCCTCAATTACATGGTTAACAACGGCTCCTCTTACTATCACAACTTCGAAGTAACCTACGAGCGCAGGTACAGCAATGGAGTGCAATTCCTGGCGAACTATACGCGCTCAGTCTGCAAGACCGACAATCGCAACATCCTGAACATAGGCGAGGGAGCGGCTGCCCGCGCCTATGAGTTGCCCGGCTGGGGTCCGGAAAAGGACTACACCTATTGCGGAGACGATGTTCCTAACATCTTCCACGCCAGCGGCATCTATGCCCTTCCGTTCGGAAAGGGCCAGCATTTCGCTTCAAATGCATCCACGCCGGTAGATGCCGTGATCGGAGGCTGGAGCGTGCAGGGAATTTATACCCTTCAGGATGGATTCCCATTCTCGATCGGTTGCCCGGTGAGCACCACCGCCGACTACGGATGCTATGCCAACCTGGTTGCGGGACAGAACATCTACAGCCACACAAGCAATTCTTTAGGAACGCAGTTCCTGAATCCGGCAGCTTTCGCCAATCCGCCTGTGGCCACGAGTATCGGCCAGTCCGATACATCGCCACTCGGCGGCACCGGGATGCAGGCGCACGGCCCGGATTATGACGACATTGACCTGTCGTTATTCAAACAATTCCAGACCACAGAGCGTACGCATCTGGAATTCCGTGCGGAGGCTTTCAACGCTCTCAATCACCCGAACTTCGCGGCAGGTTTCCGCTCGCTTGACTTCAGAAATACACAATACTTTGGAGTCATCGATGCAATCCGCGGAAATTCTCGCGAACTGCAGTTGGCATTGAAGTTCCACTGGTAGAGTTTACGGAGCATAGGGCTTATGCCCTATGCTCCGTAAATAGCAAGGGTTTTAGAGTGTCTCCGACCAGGATAAGGCTGTGACGGCCAGTCTGCCGCGACCGATTACTGATCTATTCTTCAAGTGCATGGCAAGGTTAAGTCGTAATCTAGTCCCGGCGCTTCTGGTTATGCTTCTGTCCGCAGCCCTACCGACGGATCGACTGACATATGCGCAAGCACCGCCAGCCAAACGTAGCCTGTGTCAAAATCCCGCCACCGGGTTAACCGGACACTTCGGCGTGCAGCAAAGCATGGCCTTCGCGGAGCAGTACCTCAATCTCGGCCGTACGAGTGAAGCGATTCCCTGCCTAGAGAATGCCTACTCGGCCGATCGCGAGGATCCGAAGATAGCCTATGAGCTTTCCGTCGCATACCTTGCAACGCGAAACAGCGGAGCAGCCCGTGAGGTTGTCGAAGACCAGCTAAAAATTCAGGAGAGCGCGACATTTCATAGTCTGCTAGGGACGATCGACGCGCAGCAAGGTCAATTTCGGGAAGCAACGGCACAATTTCAGCAGGCCACACGGGAGGACCCGAGCGAACGAAACACATTTGATTTTGGGACCTCCTTGCTCCGGTTTCAGGGGAACTCCGCAGAACAAATATTTCGTTACGGCATCTCGCGTTTTCCTGATTCGGTTCGCATGCATATGGGCCTCGGATATTCGCTATGGATTCAAGGCCACACCATCGAAGCAGTGCAGGAAATGTGCGCAGCGGAGCAAATGGATCCTGACGATCCGCGCCCGATGGAGATGCTGGGCGATATCGAGCAAATCCCATCTTCCGTGGCAGAGCGCGTCACAGCGCAGCTGGCTGGGCTGGTCAAACAGCATCCGGACAACGGACAACTGCTTTTCTATTATGCGATGGCGCTGTCCGGCGTATGGTCCGGGCAGGATTCGTCTCATCTGAATGCTGTCCTCCCCATGATCGAGCACGCTCTCGCTCTCAACCCGAAGCTTGTGAAAGCGTATTTTTATCTCGCAGAGAACGAAGAACAAAAGGGCGAAAAGCAGAAAGCATTGCAAAACTATCAGCGAGCTGCAGAGCTAAACCCTAACGACGAACGCATTGCTTACCGTTTGGCTTTTGCCTACAAACAGGCGGGTGACGATGCGATGTTTCGGAAGCAGTTGCAGAAATTCAGGGCGCTCCATGAAAAGGCCGCCGACAACGCAAGTGCGGCTGCGGTTGAAGAACTAAACGCCGGGAATTCAGCAAAGGAGCCATAACACCAATTGCACTACCAGGACACGCTTCGCGCGCTTCGTCTGAAACCCATGCCGGACCTCGACCTCGAATGAATGCCCACAACGATGCGAGTTTCCAGCCGGAGACTGTGCGGTCCTAGAGTTTCTCCCCCGCGCGAATATAATCGGGCCGCCATTCTGACGATCTCAAATGGCCAACCAGGCAACGTTTGTTGACAATCGTTTATGCTACCGTGTACGTTACCGACACCTGCCGTTTCCCGCATTCATGTTCAGTTCGGGCTCGGCATTTGTGCGGCGGCAGACTAACGTTGAGTGCGGGGTGCGAATCCGGTGAATGTTGCGAACAAGTGCGAAGCCGTGAGCTGCTACGAACGGGAGATCATACTTCCGACGTATCCTGTGCAGGATGCCGATCCTAACCCCATGTTCCTCGAGAAACGTGTCTACCAGGGAAGCAGCGGCAAGGTCTACCCGAACCCGTTCACTGATCGCGTCGCCCTGACGAGAGAGGATAGATCCTATCGCGCGATATTCCTCGAAAACGAGTTCGTTCGGCTAATGATCCTACCGGAGATCGGCGGGAGAATTCACGCGGCCACCGACAAGACGAATCAGTACGATTTCTTTTATCGCCAGCAGGTGATCAAGCCCGCGTTAGTCGGCCTGCTCGGGCCGTGGATCTCAGGGGGGGTAGAGTTCAATTGGCCGCAGCATCACCGTCCCTCCACCTACATGCCCGTCCATGCCGCGATTGAACACAATGATGAAGGCGGCTGTACGGTGTGGCTCAGCGAGCATGACCCCATGTTGCGCATGAAGGGGATGGTTGGCATCCATCTTGCGCCTGGTAAGTCGATCATTGAGGCACGTGTGAGGCTCTTCAATCGCACGCCGCTGCCGCAAACTTTTCTATGGTGGGCCAATGTCGCGGTGCGGGTGCACGATCAGTACCAGAGCTTTTTCCCGCCCGACGTGAGCTTCGTCGCGGATCACGCCAAACGTGCCATCTCTTCGTTCCCGATCGCGCGGAACTTCTACTACGGAGTTGATTACCGCCCGGGCACCGACATTTCGTGGTACAAGAACATCCCCGTACCCACTTCATACATGGTGACGGAGTCGAAGTACGATTTCTTCGGCGGTTACGATCACGCGCAACGTGCCGGTGTGGTGCACACCTCAAACCACCGTATAGCGCCTGGCAAAAAACAGTGGACGTGGGGCAACGCCGAGTTTGGCTACGCCTGGGATCGCAACCTGACAGATGAAGATGGTCCTTACGTAGAGTTAATGGCCGGCGCTTACACCGACAACCAGCCCGACTTCTCCTGGCTTCAACCGTACGAGACCAAGACCTTCAGCCAGTACTGGTATCCGATCCAGGAGATCGGACCGGCAAAAAATGCCAATACCGAGGCCGCGCTGAATCTCGAATTTCGCGACGGCCGAATCTTGGCGGGCGTCTGCGTAACCTCCTTACGCACTATTCGAGTGCTGCTTGCACGCGATGGAGTTGCCCTCTTTGACGAAACCGTCGAAGCCGCTCCGGGCAGACCTTTCACCAGGACTATTGAATTCGCCACAGAGGATCCGACCCACTTCCGCCTTGCCATTCTTGCGGAAGACGGCTGCGAACTGCTTGCCTGGCAACCGGAGTCATTGCCAGAACGTGAGCTTCCAGCGCCCGCTACCGAACCTCCATTGCCAGCGGAAATCGACAGCACGGAGGAACTCTACCTTACCGGCCTGCATCTGGAGCAGTACCGGCACGCGACGCGCTCGCCCGAGGCGTATTGGAGCGAGGGCCTGCGCCGCGATCCCGATGACGCGCGCCTGAACAATGCCATGGGCCTCGCGCTGTTGCGCAACGGCCTCTTCACCGAAGCCGAGCAGCACTTCGCGCGGGCGGTTCGCCGCCTGACCTTCCGCAACCCCAATCCTTACGACGGGGAGCCGTTTTATAACCTCGGCCTGGCGTGTCTCTATCAGGGCAAGGACGCAGATGCCTACACCGCTTTTCATAAGGCCGTATGGAATTACGCATGGCAGAGCGCGGGCTACTTCTGGCTTGCCAGCCTCAGCCTCAAGCGCGGTGAGCTTGCTCTCGCTCTTGAGCAGATAGAGCGGAGCCTCTCGACAAACACGCCAAACCTAAGCGCGCGAGCATTGAAGGCAAGCGTATTGCGCCGCATAGGGCGCGCGCAGGCGACTCGAGAGATCATAGACAAAACTCTGGCTCTCGATCCTCTCTTCTTCCGCATGGTCGCCGAGCGTTTTCTGCTCAGCCGCGATCCTGCGGATCTGGAAGCATTCTTTCAATCACTTGAAGGCGATGTGCAGACGCTGCTCGACGTGGTTTACGAACTCGCTTGGGCGGGTCTGCACGAAGATGCGTTCACGCTACTCAAGGCCGCCGCCGATACGGTTCACTTCAAACATCCGATGATCGGCTACACGCTCGCGTGGCTCGTTTCACAGCTAGGCCGCGCGACAGAGGCAAAGCCATTCATCGACTGGGCCGAAGCCGCATCGCCGCTCTACTGCTTCCCTGCGCGTCTCGAAGAGATGCTCGTGCTGGAGGATACCATCGTGCGGCGCCCTGAATCCGCTCGCGCACACTGCTACCTCGGCAACCTCTACTACGACAAACGCCGCTACCAAGGCGCAATTCATTGCTGGCGCCGGTCCGTAGAGCTCGATGCCTCCTACTCCGTTCCATGGCGCAATCTCGGCCTCGCCGAGTTCAACGTCCTCCACGATCCCGTTGCAGCGGACCGCATGTATGAACGCGCCTTTGCCGCCAATCCGCGCGATGCGCGCCTTTTGTATGAATGGGACCAACTGAAGAAACGGGACGGCCTCGCCTCGCCGGATGATCGTCTTCGCATACTGGAGCAGCACAACGAGCTCGTCAATCATCGCGACGATCTCACGGTCGAACTCATTACGCTGCTTAATCAGACCGGACGTTTCGCGGAAGCGCTCCGCCGCCTCGAGTCGCGACGTTTCAGCCCTTGGGAGGGCGGTGAAGGCCTCGTCTCAGCGCAGTTCGTCTTCGCGCACAAGGCTCTCGGCCATGCCGCTCTCGTCACAGATGACGCCGCTAAAGCGCTGAAGCACTTCGAGGCTGCCCGCGACTATCCGGAAAATCTCGGCGAGGGCAAGCACCTGCTCACCTTGGAGCGCGATCTGGATATTCTCTGCGGTCTCGCTGCCGAACAACTGGGCGATGGCGCCGACGCGCAGAGGTATTGGCGAGCGGCCGCAGCGCCGCTGCCTTCCGTTGGGTATCATTCGTTTTTCCAGGCGTTCGCAGTCCAAAGGCTCGGCAACCCGCAGGAGGCCCGCGAGATCCTCTGTGGTCTCGCCCACTTCGCGGGTACACAAATGAACATCGAGCCCAGGATCGACTACTTCGCCACTTCCCTGCCCAATTTCCTGCTCTTCGACGACGACCTTGCAAAGCGCAATCGCATCGAGTGCACCTTCCTGAAAGGGCTTGCGCATTACGGCCTGGGAGAAATCGACTCAGCGACACGTGAGATCGAGAACGTTCTTTCCGAGGATCCCAATTACCT
This Acidobacteriaceae bacterium DNA region includes the following protein-coding sequences:
- a CDS encoding tetratricopeptide repeat protein, yielding MTASLPRPITDLFFKCMARLSRNLVPALLVMLLSAALPTDRLTYAQAPPAKRSLCQNPATGLTGHFGVQQSMAFAEQYLNLGRTSEAIPCLENAYSADREDPKIAYELSVAYLATRNSGAAREVVEDQLKIQESATFHSLLGTIDAQQGQFREATAQFQQATREDPSERNTFDFGTSLLRFQGNSAEQIFRYGISRFPDSVRMHMGLGYSLWIQGHTIEAVQEMCAAEQMDPDDPRPMEMLGDIEQIPSSVAERVTAQLAGLVKQHPDNGQLLFYYAMALSGVWSGQDSSHLNAVLPMIEHALALNPKLVKAYFYLAENEEQKGEKQKALQNYQRAAELNPNDERIAYRLAFAYKQAGDDAMFRKQLQKFRALHEKAADNASAAAVEELNAGNSAKEP
- a CDS encoding DUF5107 domain-containing protein, whose product is MRGANPVNVANKCEAVSCYEREIILPTYPVQDADPNPMFLEKRVYQGSSGKVYPNPFTDRVALTREDRSYRAIFLENEFVRLMILPEIGGRIHAATDKTNQYDFFYRQQVIKPALVGLLGPWISGGVEFNWPQHHRPSTYMPVHAAIEHNDEGGCTVWLSEHDPMLRMKGMVGIHLAPGKSIIEARVRLFNRTPLPQTFLWWANVAVRVHDQYQSFFPPDVSFVADHAKRAISSFPIARNFYYGVDYRPGTDISWYKNIPVPTSYMVTESKYDFFGGYDHAQRAGVVHTSNHRIAPGKKQWTWGNAEFGYAWDRNLTDEDGPYVELMAGAYTDNQPDFSWLQPYETKTFSQYWYPIQEIGPAKNANTEAALNLEFRDGRILAGVCVTSLRTIRVLLARDGVALFDETVEAAPGRPFTRTIEFATEDPTHFRLAILAEDGCELLAWQPESLPERELPAPATEPPLPAEIDSTEELYLTGLHLEQYRHATRSPEAYWSEGLRRDPDDARLNNAMGLALLRNGLFTEAEQHFARAVRRLTFRNPNPYDGEPFYNLGLACLYQGKDADAYTAFHKAVWNYAWQSAGYFWLASLSLKRGELALALEQIERSLSTNTPNLSARALKASVLRRIGRAQATREIIDKTLALDPLFFRMVAERFLLSRDPADLEAFFQSLEGDVQTLLDVVYELAWAGLHEDAFTLLKAAADTVHFKHPMIGYTLAWLVSQLGRATEAKPFIDWAEAASPLYCFPARLEEMLVLEDTIVRRPESARAHCYLGNLYYDKRRYQGAIHCWRRSVELDASYSVPWRNLGLAEFNVLHDPVAADRMYERAFAANPRDARLLYEWDQLKKRDGLASPDDRLRILEQHNELVNHRDDLTVELITLLNQTGRFAEALRRLESRRFSPWEGGEGLVSAQFVFAHKALGHAALVTDDAAKALKHFEAARDYPENLGEGKHLLTLERDLDILCGLAAEQLGDGADAQRYWRAAAAPLPSVGYHSFFQAFAVQRLGNPQEAREILCGLAHFAGTQMNIEPRIDYFATSLPNFLLFDDDLAKRNRIECTFLKGLAHYGLGEIDSATREIENVLSEDPNYLAALEIISWIKTGTRVAPAMAEAESIR
- a CDS encoding carboxypeptidase-like regulatory domain-containing protein, with translation MRPHANSIAASWLFFLALALLCIGLPTAARAQVDAGAVRGTVSDASKAVIPGAKVTLVNVGTGLTTSVVTAKDGAYTFSPVKVGSYKVTAEFSGFRTDVLHVTVNVQDQVRADFTLVPGEVTQQVQVTSVAPQLQTQDASVGATATHEQIENLPLNGRNYTFLAQLNAGVTSLNPTRGLDQTGSFVANGLTSVHNNYILDGIDNNNDTVDFLNGAAYVNLPPPDAIQEFKLQTSNFSAEFGRAGGAVVNASVKSGTNQFHGSLWEFLRNNDLDAHPLSEYFNSASNRPVVPYKWNQFGGSAGLPILKNKLFIFGDYEGMRIRQGDQTSATVPTPAEVTSKYTNFSDLFQSTSATATDALGRIMNVETILDPATTRQVTQGQVDPVSGLVAAQTGYVRDPFYTGGSIAGITNFTTLSSQLNQMPANRLDPNAIKLLQLYPAANQTTGANEFTSNYAVNQPEPDNRQHFDVRVDYNLGSRDQMFVRESYGRRIANIPSSINGLGANPGFGSGVFQDLSNNLAASETHEFSATLINEARFGYSHLYTSAEPPVASQSGIPTQFGIQGIPQGPGNGGLPNINVGGLTSLGPGGYASPNDRTSNTIQFTENLTKIWSGHSLKVGMEYQRLSFPWVCPPYSRGYFAFSGYSGIPNVTNGVGAADLMLTPIPSTVTNSSTGVKGVDYVGGPNNTQVSTIDAPNDLRSYYGAYVQDDWKATRKLTVNLGLRWEAFLAISEASGSQAGLIPSADQTTATYNILSQQKSVQLSNSFLSLLAKDNIPLKYVGGSSILAGQKANFAPRIGMAYQFTPKLVARASYGVFYGGFENIGGSPDPAENYPFYVYLSISRPDASHPMIYGDGNRATLEDGLNDAEPDPNNPAFNAEYLGPIAYQQNPKTPYTQEWNASVQYQLRANEAVTVAYVGNNSQHMLNGAYTNQPTEILPPGTNPQNYIQFPDLSRSLNYMVNNGSSYYHNFEVTYERRYSNGVQFLANYTRSVCKTDNRNILNIGEGAAARAYELPGWGPEKDYTYCGDDVPNIFHASGIYALPFGKGQHFASNASTPVDAVIGGWSVQGIYTLQDGFPFSIGCPVSTTADYGCYANLVAGQNIYSHTSNSLGTQFLNPAAFANPPVATSIGQSDTSPLGGTGMQAHGPDYDDIDLSLFKQFQTTERTHLEFRAEAFNALNHPNFAAGFRSLDFRNTQYFGVIDAIRGNSRELQLALKFHW
- a CDS encoding glycoside hydrolase, which produces MPPLLAQTVNVDVSMSNQTLEGWGTSLAWFANGVGGWTNTTNQTGLMDALFNPTSGLGLTYLRYNIGGGDNPNCGQSGYYACISSPQNAVPGYQPAPGTYNWNADANQRWVAQTAQSMGANLFEAISYSPPYWMTNSGTSQGGASGAENLASGYYGSGSGTFADYLTTVAQHYAENWSITFHHLEPLNESGQNWWVAGDAKQEGCAFSLADQQTTIQNVQASLTAKGLTTQVSAMDEYQEGVLNSTAATTAYEFHNYNSTTVGDFTALNTHGYSSTLGSVAVATSAQHAGKRVTVSEWGSNDSTGQDLSNQILADIYLTRPVAWSIWQPDWPELMSINYTGQSYTLNEGYYVYENYTKFIRPGFQFIAISDPQSLAAYNARTQTLVIVTQNWTSSSRSVTYQLNNFTSLGSAAAVYQTSSSEQFASLGNVSVVSGTFSDSVPSQSVTTFIISNAVYQPAATTVNDNTTGTGLNQFNYVGSWSYYAGQTGAYDNDNHWSSTTNNYYTFEFSGQQARVYASLAPNSGIAAISVDNGAETYFDTYAATRVDNVFLFATPTLGNGTHTLKVRVSGLKNSASGGYNVSADRIDVVGSGSEVGQDIYKIVNVKSGLDLEVNSASLADGGTVDTYKDVSGANNEHWNLMAVGDGSYRIVNVNSGLDLEVHGASKSNGGTVDQWQDSGSSVTNEHWTLVPVSGGYRIVNLNSGLDLEVNGTSGVVDQWQDIAGASNEHWTLTLTN